The following are encoded in a window of Megalopta genalis isolate 19385.01 chromosome 6, iyMegGena1_principal, whole genome shotgun sequence genomic DNA:
- the Zip88E gene encoding zinc/iron regulated transporter-related protein 88E, with the protein MTITVVQAKLASMIAIGVGSFVVGIAPVCFVSRVRELQQRLLLSCTLCFGGGVLLATCILHMLPESRELMPNYAELVFACGFLLLYLVDETIHYVWGSAIDHNPEAVEYRCPGNKVDHCRTHSHQTNYSAPTQSVRDIYSPEVNSKSIYQTNIYGNGASNSWKNSTYGALQYPATAPASCFHEEETLLCHGNHSEPCPNSNTSLVGLLLALTVHSLLEGQAIGLQKTTSEVLLLVGAVASHKFVVGFCLGLELAGASSSVFRLVLAIFTFSAGSAVGIGTGMLMLRMKHEWLTVCLPILQGLAGGSLLFVTVSEILPRERARWHKSSRRSAGIVQFFSVVLGFVIIYVINNYVGG; encoded by the exons ATGACGATCACCGTGGTCCAGGCGAAACTCGCCTCGATGATTGCCATCGGGGTCGGCAGCTTCGTCGTCGGAATCGCCCCGGTTTGCTTCGTCTCGCGGGTCCGAGAACTTCAGCAGAGATTGCTGCTCTCTTGCACGCTCTGTTTCGGCGGGGGCGTTCTCTTGGCGACATGCATTCTCCACATGCTGCCGGAATCGCGCGAACTGATGCCCAATTACGCGGAACTGGTGTTTGCTTGCGGCTTTCTTTTGTTGTACCTCGTCGATGAAACCATTCACTATGTTTGGGGCAGCGCGATCGATCACAATCCCGAAGCGGTCGAATATCGATGTCCTGGGAATAAGGT AGACCATTGCAGAACTCACTCGCACCAAACGAACTATTCCGCGCCCACGCAATCTGTCAGAGACATTTACTCGCCGGAGGTTAATTCGAAATCGATTTATCAGACGAATATTTACGGGAACGGAGCGAGCAACAGCTGGAAAAACAGCACTTACGGAGCGCTGCAATATCCGGCAACTGCCCCTGCGTCGTGTTTTCACGAGGAGGAGACGTTGTTGTGCCACGGTAATCACTCCGAACCCTGCCCGAATTCGAACACCAGTCTCGTGGGCCTTTTGTTGGCGCTCACCGTGCACTCGTTGCTCGAGGGACAAGCGATCGGTTTGCAGAAAACAACGTCCGAG GTGTTGCTCTTGGTCGGTGCAGTGGCCTCGCACAAGTTTGTCGTCGGCTTTTGTTTAGGCTTGGAGCTAGCTGGCGCAAGCAGTTCCGTCTTTAGGCTCGTACTGGCAATATTTACCTTCTCCGCAGGGTCCGCGGTTGGCATCGGAACTGGAATGTTGATGCTTCGG ATGAAGCACGAGTGGCTAACGGTTTGTCTGCCGATTCTACAAGGTCTAGCCGGAGGATCGTTGCTGTTCGTGACGGTTAGCGAAATTCTTCCCAGAGAAAGGGCAAGATGGCACAAGAGTTCACGGCGTTCCGCTGGAATTGTACAGTTCTTTTCCGTGGTTCTCGGCTTCGTCATTATATACGTGATAAATAACTATGTAGGCGGGTGA
- the LOC117218647 gene encoding uncharacterized protein LOC117218647 has translation MLLQPTMFANRSNSVHVDPSLTNQLQTQRGNLTDPDASSMSGEIEYLEKYSVAPSPSRDYYGLRVIRDKVILYVWKISHGPHKSPLVRTSSFVDFEYDKQLQEEIQRVFGKYLSRHARNIASRKSATLLTLPKTVIAKLVDHLTVRDIANLTTLSHVAKEIFDENFVWEILCKRYTLLTKKNDRSSTDWKQLFRLAQSQGLMKERKETRSHPPSGQTLTTKSSTKLENASKVSNVPSKGLAKSVSSTNQTAKKSSEDVRKRTVRNTVTKKPSDHRLGTSTIENHPKPEKKVPLIESQQMDVRKIVKTTESRTKLLPKSGINREANKSMVTDKAVESKSDKSRNRVRGPETKVGNTNVGTMEERPGSDKPKRSIRASSAAIEKSDSMRSASTRPKRNVKTKRIGQSKSTNLNANESLVSDRCTAVDDGFDFADSIEASLFDYNPGGIERPKSYSGDRKGKEEFRKIMEHRILKNDRIGKTLDRLSEKSEPLTAESVRSNVSACSGRSSNSKMAKGKVKDVARTNKNRPKTERDKDRSEYFERYGIYKDPVPSVDIDDRRTLDRKKLFDKTSVLRSLGSTSSCGRLAGNDSLPTAYTYEYRKRISNLNKR, from the exons ATGTTATTACAACCTACAATGTTCGCAAACCGTTCTAACTCTGTTCACGTCGATCCGTCGTTAACGAATCAACTTCAGACGCAACGCGGGAATCTGACCGATCCCGATGCGTCGAGTATGAGCGGTGAGATCGAGTATCTGGAGAAGTATTCGGTCGCACCTTCGCCCAGCAGAGACTATTACGGACTCAGAGTAATCCGCGACAAG GTGATATTGTACGTATGGAAGATCTCGCACGGTCCTCATAAGAGCCCGCTCGTGCGAACCTCCAGTTTCGTCGATTTCGAATACGACAAACAGCTGCAAGAAGAAATCCAACGAGTTTTCG GTAAATATTTATCGAGGCACGCGAGGAACATCGCTTCCAGAAAGAGCGCGACTCTTCTCACATTGCCTAAGACCGTGATCGCAAAATTAGTCGACCATCTAACGGTGCGCGATATCGCGAACCTGACGACGCTGTCGCACGTCGCTAAAGAG ATCTTCGATGAGAATTTTGTCTGGGAAATATTGTGTAAAAGATACACGTTGTTAACGAAGAAGAACGACAGATCGTCCACCGATTGGAAACAACTGTTTCGACTGGCGCAATCGCAAGGACTAATGAAGGAACGCAAG GAAACTCGATCTCATCCGCCATCCGGACAGACGTTAACCACAAAATCTAGCACGAAGCTCGAAAACGCGTCGAAGGTCTCGAACGTCCCATCGAAAGGATTAGCGAAATCGGTTTCATCCACGAACCAAACGGCGAAAAAATCATCCGAGGATGTTCGTAAAAGAACCGTTCGAAACACCGTTACAAAAAAACCATCGGATCATCGTTTAGGGACATCGACGATCGAAAACCATCCCAAGCCTGAAAAGAAAGTCCCGCTGATCGAGTCGCAGCAAATGGACgttcgtaaaattgtaaaaacgacCGAGAGTCGGACAAAACTGTTACCGAAATCTGGAATTAATCGCGAAGCTAACAAATCGATGGTCACCGATAAAGCCGTCGAGTCGAAATCTGATAAAAGCCGGAACAGGGTGCGCGGACCGGAGACGAAAGTTGGTAACACCAACGTCGGAACGATGGAGGAACGACCTGGCTCCGATAAACCGAAacgctcgattcgcgcgagCTCCGCGGCAATCGAAAAATCGGACTCGATGCGATCAGCGTCGACCAGACCAAAGAGAAACGTAAAAACGAAAAGGATCGGACAGAGTAAATCGACGAATTTGAACGCGAACGAGTCTCTCGTTAGCGATCGATGCACCGCCGTCGACGACGGCTTCGATTTCGCCGATTCGATCGAGGCCAGCTTGTTCGATTACAACCCTGGCGGTATAGAAAGACCGAAATCGTACAGCGGCGATCGGAAAGGGAAAGAAGAGTTTCGGAAGATCATGGAACACCGAATATTGAAAAACGACCGCATCGGGAAGACTCTGGATCGGTTGTCGGAAAAATCGGAACCCTTAACCGCTGAATCGGTCAGGTCCAACGTCTCCGCCTGCTCCGGACGTTCGAGCAACTCGAAAATGGCGAAAGGAAAGGTTAAAGACGTCGCGCGAACGAATAAGAATCGACCGAAGACGGAGCGTGATAAAGACAGATCGGAATATTTCGAGCGGTACGGGATTTACAAGGATCCCGTGCCAAGCGTCGACATCGACGATCGACGAACGCTGGATCGCAAGAAACTGTTCGACAAAACGAGCGTGTTGCGTTCTTTGGGATCGACCAGCAGTTGCGGTAGATTGGCTGGAAACGATAGTCTTCCTACCGCGTATACGTACGAATATCGAAAGCGCATAAGCAATCTTAACAAACGCTGA